In Desulfomonile tiedjei DSM 6799, a genomic segment contains:
- a CDS encoding sigma 54-interacting transcriptional regulator yields the protein MDEESEPIFRTDEEDTHRTDTSSGLTNLFTKEVTASGSFRIREVHRTSFGKLLQALPLPAILIDSATRILFANEGCARFTPNYHRIIGQSYSDLFPDSQEAQQCFERVYRHRKMESWVGTLRIANVDRWVRAHLRSVRLGEGRLLLLLVEDLTLERERLFLNEKFRKLFNIFPAGIAEFVLSEPVPRKLPEAELLASIMNAEVSGGNDQFGRLHGFSGIEELRGVRLRRFVPVESDFERLFMRWVRNHCSFLSSETSEFSKDQGLRRFEIDLIAGFRNTMLESFWLIKRDLTARISAEHALRETEERFRALFENTPDIIFIKDSELRYTHVNPAMERILELPASRIIGRTATELFGRENDDLMKDVELRVLNGEIVDEIVTFPMKGMKTTFHMIEAPMRDNYGNIIGLCGITRDITDRQMAEEKFRGGSGRNRVAAPDYPSASMRSALSLALQAAVTDSTVLLTGETGTGKDYMAKFIHDNSRRAFGPFFSINCAAVSSELAESELFGHEAGAFTGAVRKKRGLLELADGGTLLLNEIGELSLLLQAKLLTFLDTRSFTRVGGEKNISINARLLAATNRDLRQEVQAGRFRGDLFFRLNVLSICLPPLRKRMEDLSILVKEILEDIAREIRLPEIPTLDEHTMASLAKYHWPGNVRELRNVLERAAILSKHEKISLSTVGLYSQEEDWTYAVSFPKKRSLQDLTNDFRKAMVLEALRRSKGKRQEAARLLGITRYSLKHYMKVYGLGDE from the coding sequence ATGGACGAAGAGAGCGAACCTATATTCAGGACAGACGAAGAAGATACGCATCGAACGGATACCTCCTCCGGCCTGACCAACCTGTTCACGAAGGAGGTGACCGCTTCGGGCAGCTTCCGTATCAGGGAAGTTCATCGGACTTCCTTTGGTAAATTGCTGCAGGCTCTGCCTCTTCCCGCCATTTTAATAGACAGCGCAACTCGGATACTGTTCGCCAATGAAGGGTGTGCCCGTTTTACTCCCAATTACCACAGGATAATAGGACAATCCTATTCAGATCTGTTCCCTGATTCTCAAGAAGCCCAGCAGTGTTTTGAGAGGGTTTATCGTCACAGGAAAATGGAATCCTGGGTCGGCACTCTCCGTATAGCAAATGTCGACCGGTGGGTTCGTGCTCATCTTCGTTCGGTAAGACTGGGAGAAGGAAGGCTGCTTCTCCTGCTCGTGGAAGATTTGACCCTTGAACGGGAACGTCTCTTTCTCAATGAAAAATTCAGGAAACTCTTCAACATCTTCCCTGCCGGTATAGCCGAATTCGTGCTGAGCGAACCGGTCCCCAGGAAACTGCCTGAAGCCGAACTCCTTGCGTCCATCATGAATGCTGAAGTTTCCGGAGGAAACGACCAGTTCGGCAGACTTCACGGATTCAGTGGCATTGAAGAATTGAGAGGCGTTCGGCTCCGGAGATTCGTACCAGTGGAAAGCGATTTTGAACGGCTTTTCATGAGATGGGTACGAAACCACTGTTCTTTCTTATCCTCTGAAACAAGTGAGTTTTCGAAAGATCAGGGACTCCGGCGTTTTGAAATCGATCTGATTGCAGGATTCAGAAATACTATGCTGGAGTCGTTCTGGCTGATAAAGCGTGATTTGACTGCTCGTATCAGCGCGGAACATGCTCTGCGTGAAACGGAAGAACGTTTTCGGGCTCTCTTCGAAAATACCCCCGACATCATATTCATCAAAGACTCGGAGCTAAGATATACGCACGTGAATCCGGCCATGGAAAGAATTCTTGAATTGCCGGCTTCTCGCATCATAGGCCGAACCGCTACGGAACTTTTCGGCAGGGAAAATGATGACTTGATGAAGGACGTTGAGCTGCGGGTCTTGAACGGCGAGATTGTTGATGAAATCGTAACCTTTCCCATGAAAGGTATGAAGACCACATTCCACATGATCGAAGCGCCGATGAGGGATAACTACGGCAATATCATCGGTCTCTGCGGGATAACACGAGACATAACGGACCGCCAAATGGCGGAAGAAAAATTCCGAGGCGGTTCGGGGAGAAACAGGGTTGCAGCGCCGGATTATCCCTCCGCGAGCATGAGGTCGGCCTTGAGCTTGGCGCTTCAGGCGGCGGTAACGGACAGTACGGTCCTTCTCACAGGAGAAACGGGGACCGGCAAAGATTATATGGCCAAGTTCATCCATGATAATTCGCGGAGAGCCTTTGGTCCGTTTTTCTCCATTAACTGCGCTGCAGTCAGCTCTGAATTGGCAGAATCAGAGCTGTTCGGTCATGAAGCTGGAGCTTTTACCGGAGCTGTGCGAAAAAAGCGCGGCCTCCTGGAACTCGCGGACGGCGGAACACTGCTGCTGAACGAAATCGGAGAACTCTCGCTCCTGCTCCAGGCAAAACTCTTGACCTTTCTTGACACTCGCTCTTTTACCCGAGTCGGCGGCGAAAAAAACATCAGTATCAATGCAAGACTTCTTGCCGCAACCAACAGAGATCTCCGTCAAGAGGTGCAGGCAGGACGCTTCAGAGGCGACCTGTTTTTTCGGCTGAACGTGCTCTCTATTTGCCTTCCTCCTTTGAGAAAACGTATGGAGGATCTTTCCATCCTGGTGAAAGAAATCCTGGAAGACATAGCACGGGAGATCAGGCTACCGGAAATTCCCACTCTGGATGAACACACTATGGCCAGCCTGGCAAAGTACCACTGGCCGGGTAACGTCCGAGAATTGAGAAACGTCCTGGAGCGAGCCGCCATATTGTCCAAACACGAAAAAATAAGTCTTTCCACTGTTGGACTGTATTCCCAGGAAGAAGACTGGACGTATGCGGTCAGCTTCCCCAAGAAAAGATCACTCCAGGATCTGACGAACGACTTCCGAAAAGCCATGGTCCTTGAGGCACTTCGCAGATCCAAGGGGAAAAGGCAAGAAGCCGCTCGTCTTCTGGGGATTACCAGGTATTCGCTGAAACATTATATGAAAGTCTACGGCCTCGGTGACGAATAG
- a CDS encoding SIR2 family NAD-dependent protein deacylase, whose amino-acid sequence MHDISDKNLKNAARMMREAEKIVVFTGAGISTESGIPDFRSPGGIWSRYNPDDLTYQRFLSHEKYRKLYWEYDRSRYPAMRDAVPNPAHKAIVDLEKSGKLLALITQNIDGLHHKAGSSPEKIYELHGTVLEVTCLDCHRRWPREHITDEMDREGVEVPYCKHCGGPLKCATIAFGQALPSDVLEASFDHSRNCDLFLTVGSSLVVQPAAMLPLEAKRRGAKLILVNLSATPFDDYMDEILLGNAGPILQALMEEYNK is encoded by the coding sequence ATGCACGATATTTCCGATAAAAATCTGAAAAACGCCGCCCGAATGATGCGCGAAGCAGAAAAAATAGTCGTCTTTACGGGCGCAGGAATTTCCACTGAATCGGGGATCCCTGATTTCCGGTCCCCTGGAGGGATATGGTCCAGGTACAATCCAGATGACCTGACGTATCAACGCTTTCTTTCCCATGAAAAATATCGAAAGCTGTACTGGGAATACGACCGGTCCAGGTACCCTGCCATGAGGGATGCCGTTCCCAACCCGGCTCACAAGGCTATCGTGGACCTCGAGAAGAGCGGTAAGCTTCTCGCGCTGATAACGCAAAATATAGACGGGCTTCACCACAAGGCGGGGAGTTCACCCGAAAAAATTTACGAACTGCATGGAACCGTGTTGGAAGTCACGTGCCTGGATTGCCATCGCCGTTGGCCCAGAGAGCACATTACTGACGAGATGGACCGTGAAGGTGTGGAGGTGCCGTACTGCAAACATTGCGGAGGGCCTCTGAAATGCGCGACCATCGCGTTCGGTCAGGCTCTCCCTTCAGATGTCCTGGAAGCTTCTTTCGATCATTCCCGAAATTGCGATCTGTTTTTAACCGTGGGATCGTCACTCGTGGTACAGCCCGCTGCAATGCTTCCCCTGGAGGCAAAACGACGAGGGGCCAAACTGATCCTGGTGAATCTTTCCGCCACCCCCTTCGATGACTATATGGACGAAATTCTGCTTGGAAATGCGGGACCGATACTGCAGGCTTTGATGGAAGAGTACAATAAGTAG
- the rpsI gene encoding 30S ribosomal protein S9 yields MSEDRFYATGKRKNAIARVWIKPGNGSIVVNERPLDTYFGRQTSRMVILQPFELTQTVGRFDLVASVHGGGLSGQAGAIKHGLSKALLSVDPSFRSILKSAGFLTRDSRVKERKKYGKRAARASFQFSKR; encoded by the coding sequence ATGAGTGAGGATCGCTTCTACGCGACAGGAAAACGAAAAAACGCCATAGCGAGAGTATGGATCAAGCCGGGTAACGGAAGCATCGTTGTAAACGAGCGTCCCCTGGACACGTACTTCGGCCGCCAAACCTCCCGCATGGTCATACTGCAGCCATTTGAACTCACGCAGACTGTGGGTCGTTTCGACCTAGTGGCAAGTGTGCATGGCGGAGGACTTTCAGGGCAGGCGGGAGCCATCAAACATGGTTTGAGCAAAGCATTACTCAGCGTCGACCCGTCTTTCAGATCGATCCTCAAGAGCGCAGGATTTCTGACCCGCGATTCACGAGTAAAAGAGCGCAAAAAATACGGGAAACGGGCTGCAAGAGCGAGTTTCCAGTTCTCCAAACGTTAA
- the rplM gene encoding 50S ribosomal protein L13 → MKTWTPKKGEVEKKWFVIDAKDKVLGRVAAETARILRGKHKPTFAPHMDTGDFVIIVNAAQVRLTGKKLSQKTYYTHSGYPGGIKATKAEKMLKEKPDRVLRHAVRGMLPKNTIGRAQLTKLKIYAEGTHPHIAQQPETYEI, encoded by the coding sequence ATGAAGACCTGGACCCCCAAAAAAGGGGAAGTAGAAAAAAAGTGGTTCGTTATAGACGCCAAGGACAAAGTGCTCGGAAGAGTCGCAGCGGAAACCGCCAGAATCCTCAGGGGAAAGCATAAGCCTACGTTTGCTCCTCATATGGATACCGGTGATTTCGTCATCATCGTGAATGCTGCACAGGTGCGCCTTACCGGGAAAAAACTGAGCCAGAAAACCTATTATACCCATAGTGGATATCCCGGAGGCATAAAGGCCACCAAGGCCGAAAAAATGCTCAAGGAAAAACCGGACCGTGTCTTGAGGCACGCAGTGCGCGGCATGCTCCCGAAAAATACCATCGGACGCGCCCAGCTCACGAAGCTCAAGATCTACGCGGAAGGGACTCATCCACACATTGCCCAGCAACCGGAAACATACGAGATTTAA
- the rplU gene encoding 50S ribosomal protein L21, with translation MYAIVQTGGKQYKVQSGDHLKVEKIAGDPGSEVTLDQVLAIGSADTISLGKPLVADAAVKATIMRTARDRKILVFKKKRRHAFKKKQGHRQWYTLLKIESIMTGTAMEATS, from the coding sequence ATGTACGCCATTGTGCAAACCGGCGGAAAACAATACAAGGTTCAGTCGGGAGATCATCTTAAAGTCGAAAAGATCGCAGGCGATCCCGGGTCGGAAGTTACTCTGGATCAGGTGCTCGCAATCGGCAGCGCCGATACGATCAGTCTGGGAAAACCACTCGTGGCCGATGCCGCAGTCAAGGCTACCATAATGAGAACTGCAAGAGACCGCAAGATTTTGGTCTTCAAGAAGAAGCGGCGACATGCCTTCAAGAAGAAACAAGGTCACAGACAGTGGTACACTCTGCTCAAAATCGAATCCATAATGACCGGTACCGCTATGGAAGCTACCAGCTAA
- the rpmA gene encoding 50S ribosomal protein L27 — translation MAHKKAGGSSRNGRDSPGQRLGVKRFAGQLVRAGNILVRQKGTSIHPGENVGMGRDYTLFAKIDGIVKYERKDRDRKRVTILPVSVEASAAE, via the coding sequence ATGGCCCACAAAAAGGCAGGAGGAAGCTCTAGGAACGGTCGGGACAGTCCCGGTCAGCGCCTTGGAGTGAAACGCTTCGCCGGGCAGCTCGTCAGGGCCGGCAATATCCTGGTCCGACAAAAAGGGACAAGCATACATCCCGGAGAGAACGTCGGAATGGGACGGGACTATACTCTATTCGCCAAAATTGACGGGATCGTAAAATACGAACGAAAGGACCGCGACCGGAAACGAGTGACCATTTTACCGGTTTCCGTGGAAGCTTCAGCGGCAGAATAG
- the obgE gene encoding GTPase ObgE, whose amino-acid sequence MKFVDQTRITVLAGTGGRGCLSFRREAYVPKGGPDGGDGGKGGDVLLVADESLNTLLDCQYQQLYRARNGTHGKGKDQHGRAAPDLVIRVPVGTLVKDDTTGELLADLDRPGSTLLAVRGGRGGRGNARFATSRNRAPRRFEEGQPGEERSLLLELKLIADIGLVGLPNSGKSTLLSRVSNATPKIADYPFTTKVPGLGVVRGPGGRDFVMADIPGLIEDAHKGAGMGDRFLRHIERTRVLLHLVDPSPLLTPTPLERFHIVMNELASYRKDLVKLPMIAVVTKMDLPENAGPAEDLKNELEHLGLSVHLISAATGTGVKDLLRHAGKLLKKTREQE is encoded by the coding sequence TTGAAATTTGTAGATCAAACGCGTATTACCGTCCTTGCGGGAACAGGCGGCCGGGGCTGTCTGAGTTTCCGAAGGGAGGCGTACGTTCCGAAGGGCGGTCCGGACGGCGGTGATGGAGGGAAGGGCGGGGACGTCCTGCTCGTGGCTGACGAGTCTCTCAATACCCTTCTGGACTGTCAATATCAACAACTGTACAGAGCGCGGAACGGCACGCATGGAAAAGGAAAAGATCAACACGGCCGGGCTGCTCCGGATCTCGTGATTCGGGTGCCGGTGGGCACTCTTGTCAAAGATGATACTACCGGCGAGCTTCTCGCAGATTTGGATCGACCCGGGAGTACGCTCCTGGCAGTCCGGGGAGGCCGAGGCGGACGCGGCAATGCGCGGTTTGCAACATCACGAAACAGAGCTCCAAGACGTTTTGAAGAAGGGCAGCCCGGGGAAGAACGGTCACTCCTTCTGGAATTAAAGCTCATCGCGGATATTGGACTCGTAGGATTGCCGAACAGCGGAAAATCCACGCTTCTCTCGCGAGTGAGCAACGCCACACCGAAGATCGCGGATTACCCGTTTACCACGAAAGTCCCCGGTTTAGGAGTGGTGCGCGGCCCCGGTGGCCGCGATTTTGTCATGGCCGATATACCCGGGCTGATTGAAGACGCGCACAAAGGCGCAGGAATGGGAGATCGGTTCCTCCGCCACATCGAGCGTACCCGGGTATTATTGCACCTGGTGGACCCTTCTCCGCTACTCACCCCCACGCCGTTGGAACGCTTTCACATTGTCATGAATGAGCTTGCTTCTTACCGGAAGGATTTGGTAAAGCTGCCCATGATCGCGGTGGTGACCAAAATGGATCTCCCTGAGAACGCCGGTCCGGCCGAAGACCTTAAGAATGAACTGGAACATCTGGGACTCTCGGTTCATTTGATTTCGGCAGCCACCGGAACTGGAGTAAAGGATCTGCTGCGACATGCCGGAAAGCTGCTAAAGAAGACTCGTGAGCAGGAATGA
- the proB gene encoding glutamate 5-kinase — translation MNATVRKEVLSCVRRVVLKLGSSVVTSKKGLDRGIIQSIVDDICEFKAQGKEFIVVSSGAVAAGVKRLGLKGGARTIPQKQAAASVGQSRLMAAYEEAFDRHGVKVGQMLLTKDDLTHRRRYLNARNTLTTLLSLGVVPIVNENDTVVVDEIKFGDNDNLSALVATLADTNLLLTLTDIEGFMDCDPRTNPEACLISLVEDLTPEIKNLAGDTSSGVGRGGMASKMEAAAKVRLSGIPMIIACGKIPHIVKKAMEADLCGTLIMPAKETISARKHWIRYNLEPEGELIVDQGAAAAITRAGKSLLPIGVIEVRGEFEHGASVHVVDTIGQKLAVGLVNYSSDEMHKILGRQTAEIDWILGYRRNDEAIHADNLVVLNQSEAISGKPFLSKKIPNG, via the coding sequence ATGAACGCAACCGTACGAAAAGAAGTTCTTTCATGTGTCCGTCGAGTAGTCCTGAAGCTCGGATCGAGTGTCGTCACCTCCAAGAAGGGCCTGGATCGAGGAATCATCCAGAGCATAGTGGACGACATTTGTGAGTTCAAAGCTCAGGGCAAGGAATTCATCGTCGTTTCTTCCGGTGCAGTCGCAGCGGGAGTGAAGCGCCTGGGACTCAAGGGTGGAGCGCGAACAATCCCTCAAAAGCAGGCTGCAGCATCCGTCGGCCAGAGCCGGTTGATGGCTGCTTACGAAGAAGCCTTTGACCGGCATGGGGTGAAGGTCGGGCAAATGCTGCTTACAAAGGATGACCTGACCCACAGACGGCGCTACTTGAATGCGAGAAATACGCTCACTACATTACTTTCGCTAGGGGTTGTCCCCATCGTGAACGAGAATGATACCGTGGTTGTGGATGAAATCAAATTCGGAGACAACGACAATCTCTCTGCTCTGGTAGCCACACTGGCCGACACGAATCTTCTTCTGACACTCACCGATATAGAAGGCTTCATGGATTGCGATCCACGGACCAATCCGGAAGCGTGCCTCATTTCTCTCGTAGAGGATCTCACCCCGGAGATCAAAAATCTGGCAGGAGACACTTCCTCGGGAGTAGGTCGAGGGGGAATGGCCTCAAAAATGGAGGCAGCCGCAAAGGTTCGTTTATCGGGTATTCCCATGATAATCGCATGCGGTAAGATCCCTCACATCGTGAAAAAAGCTATGGAAGCGGATCTGTGCGGGACGCTCATCATGCCCGCGAAGGAGACCATTTCCGCTCGCAAACACTGGATACGCTACAACCTGGAACCTGAAGGCGAATTGATCGTGGACCAGGGAGCTGCAGCGGCAATCACTCGGGCAGGCAAAAGTCTCCTTCCTATTGGAGTGATCGAAGTCCGCGGGGAATTCGAACACGGTGCATCCGTCCATGTTGTCGATACTATTGGACAAAAACTTGCCGTGGGACTGGTGAACTATTCCTCCGATGAAATGCATAAAATATTGGGCCGACAGACCGCCGAAATAGACTGGATCCTCGGATACCGGAGAAATGACGAGGCTATCCACGCAGACAATCTCGTCGTGCTGAATCAAAGCGAAGCCATTTCGGGGAAGCCCTTCTTGTCAAAGAAGATTCCAAATGGGTAA
- a CDS encoding DedA family protein has protein sequence MVEFLAVYFTYIIEKLGYWGAGFLMALESMVAPVPSELVMPFVGFLAAEGKFTLEASILATSIGSIVGSLLSYYMGYLGGRPLVLSVGKYLLLNREHLEWTERWFAKHGSWTILASRFIPVVRHLISIPAGLGKMRLLPFCLYTLIGATIWNTFLLLCGYKLRQNWTLVQQYSHEVDIIAVIVLAIAGVCFVIMHVKRSRVPAIANPE, from the coding sequence ATGGTTGAGTTTTTGGCGGTATATTTCACGTACATAATTGAGAAGTTAGGGTATTGGGGTGCGGGCTTTCTCATGGCTCTAGAGAGCATGGTTGCTCCGGTTCCCAGTGAGCTGGTCATGCCGTTCGTGGGATTTCTCGCTGCCGAGGGCAAGTTCACGCTTGAGGCTTCGATTCTCGCCACATCCATAGGTTCCATTGTCGGGTCGTTGCTGTCGTATTATATGGGATATCTGGGGGGCAGGCCTCTCGTGCTCAGTGTCGGCAAGTATTTGCTTCTCAACCGGGAGCATCTGGAATGGACCGAGCGTTGGTTCGCGAAGCACGGCTCATGGACGATTCTGGCAAGCCGGTTCATACCTGTGGTGAGGCATCTGATATCCATCCCTGCAGGCCTTGGCAAAATGCGGCTGCTTCCTTTCTGCCTGTACACTCTGATCGGTGCAACTATCTGGAACACGTTCCTCCTCTTGTGCGGTTACAAACTCCGTCAAAATTGGACTCTTGTTCAGCAATACTCCCACGAAGTGGACATTATCGCTGTAATAGTATTGGCTATAGCGGGAGTGTGCTTCGTGATCATGCACGTAAAGCGCTCCAGAGTCCCCGCCATCGCTAATCCCGAATGA
- a CDS encoding sigma 54-interacting transcriptional regulator: MEEKDKKIEKLTKEIEEMRRLLEAKTITEVHPEFDKSEFMEKGRYRQAVVFSPNPLFTLDKDGRILFCNKSCEDLIGYQLSEVSGKRFGSRFLEGDSAKRLADAVTRVFRGEMCPRIQLEVRRKDGQIRHTLSRAYPIYSPDNKVEECAIANADITELKIAQQALEESEERYRALSDSSFEGIVITRDGIIIDANENLTAMSGYELAEVTGMRVTELIAKEHSSETLNNILADESKSYELTAVKKDGVMVPIEVRGKTIPYKGSSARVSAILDITERKRAEQALRDNEQRLQAIFESARDCIFIKDRDLRYLHVNPAMARLLGLPASSIIGRRSEEIFGQSAGRHIRAVETRVLNGESIEEEHTRPVNGEPMTFLDTLVPLRDSKGELYGICGISRDITERRRISPSLSDGSWKYLSAAMESVMEKAAHIAAREGIILLLGESGTGKDHLARWIHDRSRRSGNPFFSVNCAALPQDLAESELFGHESGAFTGAKNRKRGLLELAEGGTLLLNEIGELSPVLQAKLLSFLDTRSFLRVGGEKSVRVDARIIAATHRNLEKEVSEGRFLQPLYYRLNVFSITIPPLRERLEDIPVLVEAIVSKITSEMHMTETPVIDAAMIRDLSRYDWPGNVRELRNVLERALMLWDSGGLEPSVPIREALSGDWFFCVKSCPGKTLHELTEDFRRSLCLEMIRRLGNKKEAALALGISRDSIYRYINS, from the coding sequence TTGGAAGAGAAGGACAAAAAAATTGAGAAGCTGACGAAAGAAATCGAGGAAATGCGTCGGCTGCTGGAAGCGAAGACAATAACTGAAGTTCACCCCGAATTCGATAAGAGTGAATTCATGGAAAAGGGAAGATATCGACAGGCAGTCGTATTTTCACCGAATCCTCTCTTTACGTTGGATAAAGATGGTCGGATCTTGTTCTGCAACAAATCGTGCGAAGATCTCATAGGCTATCAACTGAGCGAAGTGTCGGGCAAACGGTTCGGTTCGAGGTTCCTGGAAGGCGACTCGGCGAAACGACTGGCTGATGCGGTGACGAGAGTTTTCAGAGGAGAAATGTGCCCGAGGATTCAGCTTGAAGTGCGAAGGAAGGACGGCCAAATCCGTCACACTTTGTCCCGCGCGTACCCCATTTATTCGCCCGACAACAAAGTGGAAGAATGCGCAATAGCAAACGCGGATATAACGGAACTCAAAATTGCGCAGCAAGCGTTGGAGGAGAGTGAGGAACGATACCGCGCTCTGTCCGATTCGTCGTTTGAGGGAATCGTGATTACGAGAGACGGGATCATTATCGATGCCAACGAGAATCTAACGGCAATGTCAGGATATGAGCTGGCCGAAGTGACTGGGATGCGCGTGACTGAACTCATTGCGAAGGAGCATTCAAGTGAAACGCTCAACAATATCTTGGCAGATGAAAGCAAAAGCTACGAATTGACGGCAGTAAAGAAAGATGGCGTCATGGTCCCTATAGAAGTTCGGGGCAAAACGATCCCTTATAAAGGCTCGTCAGCCAGGGTCTCCGCGATCCTGGACATAACGGAAAGAAAACGCGCCGAGCAGGCGTTACGTGATAACGAGCAGAGATTGCAGGCGATTTTCGAAAGCGCCCGTGATTGCATTTTCATCAAGGACCGGGATCTCCGGTACCTTCATGTGAATCCTGCGATGGCTCGTCTCTTGGGACTTCCTGCTTCCAGCATCATCGGCCGCAGATCTGAAGAAATCTTCGGACAATCCGCAGGGAGACATATTCGCGCAGTGGAGACCAGAGTCCTCAACGGAGAATCAATCGAAGAAGAACATACGAGACCCGTCAACGGTGAACCCATGACTTTCCTGGACACTCTGGTACCTTTGCGGGATTCAAAAGGCGAACTTTACGGTATATGCGGAATATCCAGAGACATAACCGAGCGAAGAAGGATTTCGCCTTCGTTGTCCGACGGATCGTGGAAGTATCTATCAGCCGCCATGGAGTCGGTCATGGAGAAAGCGGCTCACATTGCCGCAAGAGAAGGAATAATCCTCCTTTTAGGCGAGAGCGGAACAGGCAAGGATCACCTGGCCCGTTGGATTCACGATCGTTCGAGACGTTCAGGAAACCCGTTCTTTTCGGTGAACTGTGCGGCATTACCCCAGGATCTTGCCGAGTCCGAGCTGTTCGGACACGAATCCGGGGCATTCACCGGTGCGAAAAACCGTAAAAGAGGACTCCTGGAATTGGCGGAAGGGGGGACCCTCCTTCTGAACGAGATTGGGGAACTCTCCCCCGTACTTCAAGCAAAGCTCCTGAGCTTTCTGGACACGCGGTCCTTCCTTAGAGTTGGCGGAGAGAAGAGTGTGCGCGTTGATGCACGAATCATAGCAGCCACTCACAGGAACCTGGAAAAGGAGGTCTCGGAAGGAAGGTTTCTTCAGCCACTGTATTACAGGTTAAATGTGTTCTCCATCACCATTCCCCCTCTTCGAGAGAGATTGGAGGACATTCCGGTTCTGGTGGAAGCGATTGTGTCCAAAATCACGTCTGAAATGCATATGACCGAAACGCCGGTAATAGACGCTGCCATGATCCGGGACTTGAGTCGGTACGATTGGCCGGGAAACGTGAGAGAACTGCGCAACGTGCTCGAACGTGCCTTGATGCTCTGGGACAGCGGCGGTCTGGAACCCTCGGTTCCTATACGCGAAGCGCTCTCAGGTGATTGGTTTTTTTGCGTGAAATCCTGCCCGGGAAAAACTCTTCACGAGTTGACCGAAGATTTCCGCAGATCGCTGTGCCTCGAAATGATAAGGCGGCTGGGGAACAAGAAAGAAGCGGCTCTCGCGCTGGGGATATCGAGAGATTCCATTTACAGATACATCAATTCATGA
- a CDS encoding helix-turn-helix domain-containing protein: MPLEVEIGVKIKARRQSNKQTLKQLAEKVGCTSAYLSQIEHGKVSPSIASLKKIADALQAKISDFFLDSITDDVVLRPDQRTLISLNMWNAKIWSLVTDPKDKRMHPFYTVIQPGGGSHGSYAHVGEEFGIVLKGQLEIELDGAIHRVNENESFYHTSSLPHKWTNPGTTETVVVWVISPPTF; the protein is encoded by the coding sequence ATGCCTCTTGAAGTAGAAATCGGGGTCAAGATAAAGGCCCGGCGTCAGAGTAACAAGCAAACGCTCAAGCAGCTAGCGGAAAAAGTTGGGTGCACCAGTGCATACCTGTCACAGATCGAACACGGGAAAGTGTCCCCTTCAATTGCGAGTCTGAAAAAGATCGCCGATGCCCTTCAAGCAAAGATAAGCGATTTTTTTCTCGATTCAATTACGGATGATGTGGTCCTTCGGCCTGACCAGCGCACCTTGATTTCATTGAACATGTGGAACGCAAAAATCTGGTCGCTCGTTACCGATCCCAAGGACAAACGCATGCATCCTTTTTACACGGTGATCCAGCCCGGTGGCGGTTCCCACGGTTCGTACGCTCACGTGGGGGAAGAATTCGGGATTGTGCTTAAAGGGCAACTGGAAATCGAATTGGACGGCGCCATTCACCGGGTTAACGAAAACGAGAGTTTTTACCATACTTCGTCATTACCTCATAAATGGACAAATCCGGGAACGACAGAGACTGTTGTGGTCTGGGTAATAAGTCCGCCGACCTTTTAA